The genomic DNA ATTGAATTTTACATATATTAGTCGCTCCATATTCATTAGAAGCACCTCATCGTAACAACAAAGTCCATAACAAAAATGAATAAGTTTTGCGtttcattgaaaaaataatgctaTTTCtaatattacaaataaaaaagaccATCTAAATTGGTGATAATttgaaaatgttttttttatcaaagtGGATTGGTTATAGGGATTCAACACTTGTATCACAAATCTTCTATATTAAATCACCGAAAACAATATAGAAAAATACTCCCTCATAGGTAACCTGCACGATCTATAGCTAAACTTACATGTTACATAGACTTACAGAGTATTCACATTATAGAGATAGTGGGGTAAAATCCAAACACCccattataaaaagaaaaaaaatgaaactgaaattggaaaaaaaaaaagggagagaggCGCGAGTGCCAAAAAGCCACTCACTCGCCCCCGCAATCCACGTTTAAGATTTTCATTGTTTCAGATAAGATGTTTAagatttttgaattattttataattaatgttataaattaaaaactaCAAGCGATAAGGATCAACCTGCACACTTTTAGAAATATTAATTGATAATGTGATGGCAATTAATTACGAAAGAACAATATGATACTAGATAGATTCGTTAGTGGTCAAAGTGACACGCTTTTGGAAATATCAAGTGTGATGTAAATTATACATCAGTGACCAAACTGACACTTGACAAAATGTTTTTGGGCAAAGTgttatcttttcttcttcttctttttccatagattaaaaattacatatacattgtatatttcatattattatatttttttctagaaaaaaGTGCACGATATTAGTTAATCCTAGGCCCAACAATGGAGATTATGGCATTGGGCCAAAGTATGGGCCCGCAGGGGGAAGAAGTTCCCGAATTActtcttctttgttttcccttttctctggaatattgaaaatttcagGGAAATTTCTCAGAAACAGGCGGTTATGGTGGCGGAAGGATTGAAGTTATGGCGGAAGGGAAGCTTCCTCTGGTCTTTCCCTTCCCCAAAGAGGCCAAAACCGGGAGGTGAGAAAGCTTGCACGAAAGTTCACCTCTCTTGAATATTCATCACATCAGTTTTCAACAGGACTGGCTGCATTATAGATCTGCATCCCGTCGTCGAAGGGCCGGAGGGATTCTTTTCCAGATTGAGAGACGAAAATGGCGTCGATGTTGCCCGGAGTTGGGGTGGCTCCGCGGAGGAGACCGCTCCCGGCCCGCCAAGGAGACCACCTCGGCTGCAGCGGCCGGGATTACTTAAGGGAACGGACGGATCCGACGAGCTCACCGCTGGACGAGACCGCCCTGATGGCCCGCCGGAGGCTGGAGCAGAAGCTCGGCTACCTCCATCCTTCTTCAAGGTCTGCCTCCCTTTCTTCTTTCAGGAATTTCATCGAACACGGAGCCCTCGATTGTCCTCTGCTACGGATTTGTTTCTTGGTTTTCAGAACctgaacttttattttgtacaataAACTGACAGGACGGTTAAGGATCATCGGCAGCAGGGCGTGGATGGAGGAAACAAGAACAGATCGGGAGCGAAGGCGAGTTCCAGGATGCTGATCAGTAGGACTTGGAACTTGGGATTCGGCAGGTTACATAAGTCGGAACGGAAAGTCTGCGCGgtttgcttggatgatttCCGGGTAGGCGAGCATCGAGTGATGGATCTTTCGTGCTCCCACAAGTACCATACCGAGTGTCTCCTTCCGTGGATCGCCAATCATCCGCATTGCCCCTGTTGTAGGACTCCAATTTGATTCCGGTAATCCTTCCGGCCACAGGTTTAAACGATTGATGCCGATGTTTAGAGGATAAGCTTGTAACAATTATATGCAGAAGATGTTATAGTCCCTATACACAGTTAAAAACTTTTGTAAGAAGACATCAAACTGGAACTTTTTTGGATCACAGATTTGCATCTCGCTTTCGAATTCCATAAGGAAGATTGGACTATGGCAAAAGAAGTCCGGCTACTTTCCTAACAAAGTGTACACCGGTGCGATAAGATCATATTAGCCGCTAAATGGTACGGAGTTAAAGGAAGACAATCGATCCACAAACTGCGACTTAGCCATATATTACAGATTAACTAATGGTTAAGGTGAAAACTTGAAGGGGCCATCTCTCTACAAATGTTTCCAAGTATGGACTTCCATAATGCGTCTGTTCTCTATCGTAACAGTTCATCTCAATCCTAAGATCGTCGGACATAGATTGCAAATGGGCTTCGCAATGCTGTCTGTTTTCTTGTTCCTATTCTCCTTCATGGGCTGGGCCAGCCCACTGGGACTATAAGATCCATCCTCGATTCCTTATTATTGGTGTCAACTTTTTTGCTGGGAAATTCTACTTTATGCCATGGTTTTCTGAGTGATTTTCTGGTGATTGCTGCTTAGCTTCGGGCCTCATAGCTCCATAATATCTGCCTAGATTATGGAAGTTGGCAGTCTAAATGTACTTGGCCTGCTTACCTACATGGCTAAACTTGCCTAAAAGGTTAGGCAACTTCCCTAGCGCGGTAGGTACGGGAAGGCAATGGCCACAAGTTCAATCGAAATTGAAGATTCGACTCAGTTAAGATCTGATATGGACACTAGTTCAGGATACTAATAGATGACCACCCTGAATGCTGAATTACGAGACTGGTCGACTAAAATCACACATTGATAGGGCTACAAATATCTTAGAGTACTTCACTTACTatgagactttttacaatcGCATTTTCTCATACAAAAAAACCTGTAAGTCAAATTTCTTATTTAGAATTTCCTCTCTAATCCTCTACACTCTCCTCGACGATTTTACTCTTTACAGGACGACTCTCCCACCGGCACCACCGTCCATGGCCATGCCTCTACTATATCTCCGCTGCGTTCTACCACGTCGCCCACTACCCCTAGAGCCCTAGCTCTAAGAAGATCCGTATCAAGCTGAACCGAATAACCTAAAAATGTGGTCCTGGATCAGGATATTCGATAGTTGCTTTCCCGAGACGCAAACTTTTTACCAGACAAAATTGCCTTAGCCGCATTAGGGTATGAAGTTGAGGTATCTCTGCGTAAACTACGGACTAAACATTAAATCAGGCTGAGGTTGTGAACTCAAGATTTATGATGATGGTAATGGATCAACAGCAGTCTAACTGTTACCACGACATGGCCAAGAGCCCAACTCCCAACCACCCGCCTTACCACACTCGCCACCGAATCATAGGTAAGCCACGTTGACCCAATATGAATTGCCCACCCTGGCCTTGGAAAGAAACACCCGTCTTTAGAAACTTCCAATGAAACATTTCATCCGCTGTCCAACCAACTGTTCATTAATTACTTCACAACCTCGTTTGAAAA from Punica granatum isolate Tunisia-2019 chromosome 2, ASM765513v2, whole genome shotgun sequence includes the following:
- the LOC116194255 gene encoding uncharacterized protein LOC116194255 isoform X2; amino-acid sequence: MVAEGLKLWRKGSFLWSFPSPKRPKPGDLHPVVEGPEGFFSRLRDENGVDVARSWGGSAEETAPGPPRRPPRLQRPGLLKGTDGSDELTAGRDRPDGPPEAGAEARLPPSFFKDG
- the LOC116194255 gene encoding uncharacterized protein LOC116194255 isoform X3, whose product is MAEGKLPLVFPFPKEAKTGRTGCIIDLHPVVEGPEGFFSRLRDENGVDVARSWGGSAEETAPGPPRRPPRLQRPGLLKGTDGSDELTAGRDRPDGPPEAGAEARLPPSFFKDG
- the LOC116194255 gene encoding E3 ubiquitin-protein ligase BIG BROTHER-like isoform X1, with the protein product MASMLPGVGVAPRRRPLPARQGDHLGCSGRDYLRERTDPTSSPLDETALMARRRLEQKLGYLHPSSRTVKDHRQQGVDGGNKNRSGAKASSRMLISRTWNLGFGRLHKSERKVCAVCLDDFRVGEHRVMDLSCSHKYHTECLLPWIANHPHCPCCRTPI